CGATCAGGGGGTTGAAGATGCCCTTGCGCGAAAACAGCTGGCGCGGGTTCTTCTTGATCCACAGCCACGAGCCCATTTCCAGCGTGAGCGGCAGAAAGGTGTGTTCCGGGTGCTCGGCGCGGGCCTGCAGGTAGAGGTGGTCCCAGAGGTCGCCGTGGGCCAGGTACTGCGCGCTCTGGGGTTCGATGATGTAGCGGTGGTGGCTGTGCGCTTGCAGAAAAATGTCCTTGAGCGCGTGCAGCTCCGCCAGGTGCGGAATCGGCTCGCGCGTGTGGGCAAAGGGGAACCACAGGCGGTCGCTCACGCCGAAGCCCGAGTGGCAGTCCAGCGCGATGCTGAACGGGCGGGCCAGCAGCTCGTTCTGAACCACGTCGCACAGCGCCTGGCTCTCCGCTTCCATCGGCTCACCGGGTCGCCCGCGGTACCAGGGCAGGCCCGCGCTCAGGCGCTGCCCCCCGAGCAGGTAGGGCACCTTCTCCCGCGCTTCCACCGGGGCGTTGCGCATCAGGTCCACGCCGCGCGGGTTGGCCCGCGTGGCCGACCACATCCCGCCGGGGTTGACGATGGGCATGAAGACCAGCCGGACCTGCTCCAGCAGCCGTGTCAGGGTCTGGTCCCAGCGCAGCCGCATGACGACGTGCTGCAGGAACGCGATCACCACCTGTGCGCCGATCCGCTCGAGGCCGTGCACCCCGCCAAAGAACCCGACCGCAGGGGCCTGCGGGTCGGCGGTGCCCAGGGTGATCGCGTGGACGGGAAAGCGGTGACCCGCCGCCACCGACACCTCGCACACCACCCGCGCCTGCAGATGGGGCGCACCCTGCCCGACGATCTTCTCCAGCGCCATCAGTTCGGGCAGAGCGCCGTGGGGTATGGTGTTGAAAGAGGTGGTTTTCACATGGGTGTTCAGGGCGTGCCGCGCGCTGACGCGAAACGGTCACACGGACGGCTTATCTTGACAGGCATCCTGGCTTGACGAGGGGTTTTTCATGGTCTGGAAACTGCTCGGTCTTCAGCGACTGCTCGATCAACTGTTTGACGAGGGCTGGCACGCCTTCGGCCTGTTCGGCATGGAAGGGTTCTCCTGTGATGAATGCGTGGTCACCCCGGAAGACTGAGGCACAGCGTTTCGTGCTGTCGTTCTGCATGATCGCCTGCGGCGTGGCCTGGGGGCTGGTGGAGTTGTTCGCGCTGCACCGTTCGCGCTACCGGGCCTGGCGCGCGGGCCTGGGCCCGCCCTATGAACAAGGGCCCGGCCCCGCGCCCTGAGGCGCGAGGGGCGGGCCCCTCGGGGAAACATCAGCTGCCGATCAGGCCGCCGTCGTTCTTGGTGATGGCGATGGTGGCCGAGCGCGGGCGCTTGCCGGCGCCGTAGCCGGCGTTGGCGGGCCACTGGCTCTGGTACTTGGCCGGGTCGTTCACGTCGGCCATCTTGGTGCTTTCGCCCGGGTGCTGGATGTTGATGAACACCGCGCGGCCATCGGGCGTTTCGCACCAGCCGGTGATCTCGCAGCCCTTGGGGCCGACCAGGAAGCGTGCCAGCGTGGTGGGCGTGGGGGTCTTGCCCACGTAGGTGGTGA
This Hydrogenophaga taeniospiralis DNA region includes the following protein-coding sequences:
- a CDS encoding M14 family zinc carboxypeptidase; translation: MALEKIVGQGAPHLQARVVCEVSVAAGHRFPVHAITLGTADPQAPAVGFFGGVHGLERIGAQVVIAFLQHVVMRLRWDQTLTRLLEQVRLVFMPIVNPGGMWSATRANPRGVDLMRNAPVEAREKVPYLLGGQRLSAGLPWYRGRPGEPMEAESQALCDVVQNELLARPFSIALDCHSGFGVSDRLWFPFAHTREPIPHLAELHALKDIFLQAHSHHRYIIEPQSAQYLAHGDLWDHLYLQARAEHPEHTFLPLTLEMGSWLWIKKNPRQLFSRKGIFNPLIDHRQQRVLRRHLSLLDFLTRAACSHAHWTPGADTRDQRRAEALAHWYGARHTP